The sequence below is a genomic window from Deltaproteobacteria bacterium.
CGAACGATCTTTCCCACCATGTCGAGGCGGATGCTGTTCGGTCCATCACACAGTGCACGATCAGGGTCCGGGTGAACCTCTATGAACACCCCGTCCGCGCCGGCGGCAACGGCAGCCCGGGCAAGGGGGGGAGCAAGATCCCTCTCCCCTCCCGATGCATGCCCCAATCCCCCGGGAAGCTGCACACTGTGCGTCGCATCGAAGACCACCGGGACAACCTCCCTCATCATGCTGAAAGAGCGCATATCCACGACCAGGTTATTATATCCGAAAGTCGTTCCCCGTTCCGTCACGAATACGTTTTCGTTCCCCGTGCTTTTCACTTTCTCCACGCTGTGGAAAATATCTGCCGGGGCCATGAACTGGCCTTTTTTGATGTTCACCGGCTTCCCCGTCTCCCCCGCGGCGAGGAGAAGGTCTGTCTGTCTGCAGAGAAAGGCGGGAATCTGAATAATATCAAGCACTTCTGCCGCAACCTCGGCCTGCCATTTTTCATGAATATCGGAGAGAAGGGTAAGTCCGTACCGCTCTCTCACCTCGAGGAGGACTTTCAACCCCTCCTCGATATCCGGTCCGCGAAAAGAAGTCAGGGAGGAACGGTTCGCCTTGTCGAAGGACGACTTGAACACGAGGTTTACCTGCTGTTCCGAAGAGAGCTCTTTCAGAACCCGGGCAGTCTCGAATACGACCTCCCTGCTCTCGATCACACAGGGGCCGGCGATAATAAGCAGCGGCTCGTCCGTTCCCACATGTATGCGTTCGGTCAATCGTACCTTTGGCATGTGTCTAAGCGATCTTCAAGTTTGCTTTTGAAAAGTTTTTTGCAGAGAGTATGAAATCCCTGAACAGGGGATGGGGGGCGCTCGGTTTGGACTTGAACTCCGGGTGGAACTGGCAACCCAAAAACCAGGGGTGTCCGGCAAGTTCCGCAATCTCCACCAGCCTTTCATCGGGAGAAAGCCCGGAAAAAACCATCCCTTTTTCTCCGAGCAGGTCTCTGAAATCGTTGTTCACCTCGAATCTGTGCCTGTGGCGCTCCGATATATCGGGTTTCCCGTAGGCAGACTTTGCCAGGCTCCCGTCAACGAGGGAACAGGGATACGCTCCCAGTCTCATGGTGCCGCCTTTGTCTTCGATATTTTTCTGATCTGACATCAGATCGATAACCGGAAATGGCGTTTCCGGGTCGAACTCCCTCGAATTGGCCTTCTCCATACCGCACACATTCCGCGCAAACTCGATGACGGAAACCTGCATGCCCAGACATATGCCGAAATAGGGGATGAGGTTTTCCCGCGCGTAACGGGCCGCCTTGATCTTTCCTTCGATGCCCCTCTTTCCGAAACCCCCGGGGACAAGGATTCCGTCCACACCCTTGAGGAGAGGCTCGGGCCCGCTCTTTTCAACCTCCTCGGAGTCGACGTACCTGAGGGAGACTTTCACGTTATTGGCAATCCCGCCGTGCACCAGGGCTTCGTTGAGGCTCTTGTAGGACTCTTTGAGATTCACATACTTCCCCACGATGGCGATGGTAATCTCGCCCTTCGGGTTTTTCACCTTGTCCAGGATATCCAGCCACACGGAGAGGTCGGGCTCCCTGGTCCATATATTGAGGAACTCAACGATCTTGTCATCCAGGCCTTCCTGGTTGAAAATGATGGGAACCTCGTAGATGGAATCCACGTCGCGGGCGGTGATTACCGCATCTTCCCGAACGTTGCAAAAGAGGGCTATCTTCGACTTAATTTCCTTCGGCAGGAGCCTGTCCGTGCGGCAGAGGAGGATGTCGGGCTGGATTCCGATCTCCCTGAGCTTCTGAACGCTGTGCTGGGTCGGCTTCGTCTTGAGCTCGCCCGCCGTGCGTATGTAGGGAACGAGAGTGACGTGAACGTACACCACACTGCCCTTGTCCTTCTCGATGCCTATCTGCCGGATCGCCTCCAGGAAGGGCAGTGACTCGATATCACCTACCGTGCCGCCCACCTCGACGATAATGAGGTCGTATCCGCTCCCTGCGGTGTATATGACCTTCTTGATCTCGTCCGTTATGTGGGGAATTACCTGCACCGTCCCCCCGAGGTAGTCGCCCCTGCGCTCTTTCGTGATCACAGAATGATATATTTTCCCCGTGGTGCAGTTGTTTTTCGCCGACATGACAACCGAAGCGTAACGCTCATAGTGTCCGAGATCGAGATCCGTTTCGGTCCCGTCGTCGGTGACATAGACCTCCCCGTGCTGGAAGGGGTTCATCGTGCCCGGGTCGACGTTTATGTACGGATCGAGCTTCAAAATGGTTACCCTGAGACCTCTGCTCTCGAGGAGAGTGGCGATAGACGCAGCAGCGAGACCTTTGCCGAGAGATGAAACGACTCCGCCGGTGATAAATATGAACTTAGGCTTCACGGAAACCATCCTCCTGGAGAAGTATTTTCCTCACCTCCTCGAGATCGATGGGCGTGTCCACGGCAACAGGCTCGTAGTCGACCGGGATGACCTTGATATGATAACCGTAATCCATCCACCGCAATTGTTCAAGGGATTCTGTATCTTCCAGCAGGCTCTCACGAAGCTTTCCGGTCTCCTCCAGCACTGCTCCCCGGAACGCGTAAATGCCTATGTGGCGCAAAAAGGAGCGAAAGTCATCATCGCGGTAGTACGGAATGGGGGCCCTGCTGAAATAGAGAGCCGATCCCCCTTCCCCCGCCACCACCTTGACCACGTTGGGACTCATGAAATCCTCAAAAGATGAGCTCCAGACGGCGGCAGTGGCAATCTGAACGGCCCCGTCCTGCTCGAAGAGTTCGATGAGTCCGTCTATGATCTCCGGGTCGATCAGGGGTTCGTCTCCCTGAAGGTTGATCACCACGTCCCAGTTCTTCCCCGAAGCCACATGCCGGACCCTGTCTGTTCCCGACCTGATATCCGGAGGTGTCATCACACATTTTCCCCCTCGCGAACTCACCTCCGCAAAGATCCTCTCGTCATCGGTTGCAACGATCACGTCCTGCGCTTTTTCCGCTCTCAATGCGCGCCTGTATACGTGCCATATCATGGGTTCCCCGCAGATGTCGGCCAGGGGTTTCCCGGGAAACCTCGAAGACCCATACCTGGCAGGAATGACGACCACCGATGTCACGATACCTTCACCTCACGGGAACACGACGCGTCCCCCAAGGGACTCCGTCTCTTCGAATTCACACATCACATTCAGGCATTGCACGGCAGCACCCGATGCGCCTTTGATGAGGTTATCGATGGCACAGACAACGACGAGAATACCCGTGTCCTCCCTGATCGCAAAACCGATATCGCAGAAATTCGACCCGTACACGTGCTTCGTGGAGGGAAATTCGAGTTCCCGATAGACTCTCACGAAGGGCTCATCCCCGTAGTAACTGGCATACACTTCCCGCACATCGGCCCCGGTCACACCCCCTTTCGGGATCATGTAGAGAGAAGCGAGAATTCCCCTCACCATGGGGCTCAAGTGGGGGATGAATGTCACCTTCACATCCTGGCCCGAGCCCGCCGACAGCTCCTGGTTGATCTCATTGGTGTGGCGGTGCACCGGGAAACCGTACGCCTGGATTCCCCCCTCGACCTCGGGGTAGTGGAAGGCCTGTTTCGGCGCTCTCCCCCCTCCCGAGACGCCGGTCTTGCAGTCAGCGACGATACCCCGTGGCTCAACCAGCCCCTCTTTCAAGAGGGGGTATGCGGGAAGTATCACGGACATGGGGAAAC
It includes:
- a CDS encoding CTP synthase, which codes for MKPKFIFITGGVVSSLGKGLAAASIATLLESRGLRVTILKLDPYINVDPGTMNPFQHGEVYVTDDGTETDLDLGHYERYASVVMSAKNNCTTGKIYHSVITKERRGDYLGGTVQVIPHITDEIKKVIYTAGSGYDLIIVEVGGTVGDIESLPFLEAIRQIGIEKDKGSVVYVHVTLVPYIRTAGELKTKPTQHSVQKLREIGIQPDILLCRTDRLLPKEIKSKIALFCNVREDAVITARDVDSIYEVPIIFNQEGLDDKIVEFLNIWTREPDLSVWLDILDKVKNPKGEITIAIVGKYVNLKESYKSLNEALVHGGIANNVKVSLRYVDSEEVEKSGPEPLLKGVDGILVPGGFGKRGIEGKIKAARYARENLIPYFGICLGMQVSVIEFARNVCGMEKANSREFDPETPFPVIDLMSDQKNIEDKGGTMRLGAYPCSLVDGSLAKSAYGKPDISERHRHRFEVNNDFRDLLGEKGMVFSGLSPDERLVEIAELAGHPWFLGCQFHPEFKSKPSAPHPLFRDFILSAKNFSKANLKIA
- the kdsA gene encoding 3-deoxy-8-phosphooctulonate synthase, with amino-acid sequence MPKVRLTERIHVGTDEPLLIIAGPCVIESREVVFETARVLKELSSEQQVNLVFKSSFDKANRSSLTSFRGPDIEEGLKVLLEVRERYGLTLLSDIHEKWQAEVAAEVLDIIQIPAFLCRQTDLLLAAGETGKPVNIKKGQFMAPADIFHSVEKVKSTGNENVFVTERGTTFGYNNLVVDMRSFSMMREVVPVVFDATHSVQLPGGLGHASGGERDLAPPLARAAVAAGADGVFIEVHPDPDRALCDGPNSIRLDMVGKIVRSLVAHRKLLEKE
- the kdsB gene encoding 3-deoxy-manno-octulosonate cytidylyltransferase is translated as MTSVVVIPARYGSSRFPGKPLADICGEPMIWHVYRRALRAEKAQDVIVATDDERIFAEVSSRGGKCVMTPPDIRSGTDRVRHVASGKNWDVVINLQGDEPLIDPEIIDGLIELFEQDGAVQIATAAVWSSSFEDFMSPNVVKVVAGEGGSALYFSRAPIPYYRDDDFRSFLRHIGIYAFRGAVLEETGKLRESLLEDTESLEQLRWMDYGYHIKVIPVDYEPVAVDTPIDLEEVRKILLQEDGFREA